One stretch of Spiroplasma mirum ATCC 29335 DNA includes these proteins:
- a CDS encoding HAD hydrolase family protein, with amino-acid sequence MRLFVSIVSGRMPLGFIEYADDLKIKDYGNYVIGDNGAVVMNLTTRKKMNILTKSKFRLCKRLLQFY; translated from the coding sequence GTGAGGCTATTTGTTTCAATTGTTTCAGGACGGATGCCCCTTGGTTTTATTGAATATGCAGATGATTTAAAAATTAAAGATTATGGTAATTATGTAATTGGTGACAATGGGGCTGTGGTGATGAATTTAACAACAAGAAAAAAAATGAATATTCTAACCAAATCAAAGTTCCGGTTGTGCAAAAGATTACTTCAATTTTATTAA
- a CDS encoding HAD hydrolase family protein, producing the protein MQKITSILLNNNCPFALSYAQDKVLHVAGKHLLAEKLTPGAFLDGMEMVAEFDFNNLQETNKIVVRANSVAEFEEAYQGLQRITAINIERLSPTICDIVNADCNKGTGIAHLIKLLNAHYHLAIKPQNVFVIFWW; encoded by the coding sequence GTGCAAAAGATTACTTCAATTTTATTAAATAATAATTGTCCTTTTGCGTTATCATATGCTCAAGATAAGGTTTTACATGTTGCTGGTAAACACTTATTAGCTGAAAAATTAACTCCTGGTGCCTTTTTGGACGGAATGGAAATGGTAGCAGAATTTGATTTTAACAATTTACAAGAAACTAATAAAATTGTGGTGAGAGCCAATAGTGTTGCGGAATTTGAAGAAGCTTACCAAGGTTTGCAAAGAATAACAGCAATTAATATTGAACGATTATCACCAACAATTTGTGATATTGTAAACGCTGATTGTAACAAGGGAACTGGAATTGCCCACTTAATTAAATTATTAAATGCTCACTATCATTTAGCAATCAAACCACAAAATGTGTTTGTTATATTTTGGTGATAA
- the secG gene encoding preprotein translocase subunit SecG: MSVPTMVLLALDRETSNTIIYAFEIVALILSVIMIIIGLLQNKKSQTGLSALNGGNDELFANSKERGLDCTLSIAMLSFGSGLLIITLIICLLTNVLL, encoded by the coding sequence ATGAGTGTACCTACCATGGTGCTGTTAGCCCTTGATCGCGAGACAAGTAATACAATTATATATGCCTTTGAAATAGTTGCTTTAATTTTATCAGTTATTATGATTATTATTGGCCTATTGCAAAACAAAAAATCTCAAACTGGTTTAAGTGCTTTAAATGGGGGAAACGATGAACTATTTGCCAATAGTAAAGAGCGTGGTTTGGATTGTACCTTGTCAATTGCCATGTTGAGTTTTGGGAGTGGACTTCTAATTATTACTTTAATCATTTGTTTATTAACTAATGTTTTACTATAA
- the rnr gene encoding ribonuclease R, with amino-acid sequence MQNKIIEILRAKNKPLDTIELTTLLKIDNLEDNKQMLKILVELENQNIIAVNSNHKFYYLNPKIYLQGVISINKKGFGFVKINNSKEEYYVHQKDLNNALDGDQVIFVLKSKSPNNGKKVEARIVKIIKRNLEYIMGVVKKNKNNKKYLEVLNNKLQQYKAEILNLKAAVENTVVKAAIIKANSNSNTMQVKILEVIGNVKQPGVDILTILHEFNIKVKFDNETLQEANQIAPSVSLNDPLLFTTRKDLRDELLVTIDGNDSKDFDDAICVTENQDGTYRLLVAIADVAHYVTANSFLDKEAFARGCSVYLIDRVVPMLPERLSNGICSLNPHEIRLVMCCEIIIDKKGEVISSSIFEGVMESKARLTYENVNKLFKGETTTIVPEISNMLYQARRLYKILLTKKNHDGVIDFNLDEPKFITNKAGKIIDIVNRPRDEAEKLIEQFMIRANETVAETVFWMDLPFIYRVHDQPKEKKLRELYTQLSLMGLNIKGKLENIHSKDIQQVLDKLRDQENFKVISALFLRSMEKAKYSAVNDGHFGLASKCYTHFTSPIRRYPDLIVHRLLKEYLINNKINAKVIEKNREFTLLASEQSSNCEVKAMECEREVDQMKEAEYMEDKVGMTFPGIILGITAFGIFVQLENTIEGLVHISDLSDDFYIFDEKTLTLIGKRKKQRLTLGKRVKIKVKKANKQLRQIDFTLIN; translated from the coding sequence ATGCAAAATAAAATCATTGAAATTTTAAGAGCAAAAAATAAGCCATTAGATACAATTGAATTAACAACTTTGTTAAAAATTGATAATCTAGAAGATAATAAACAAATGTTAAAAATATTAGTTGAGTTAGAAAATCAAAATATTATTGCCGTTAATAGTAATCATAAGTTTTACTATTTAAATCCTAAAATTTATTTGCAAGGCGTTATTAGTATTAATAAAAAAGGGTTTGGATTTGTTAAAATCAATAATAGCAAAGAAGAGTATTATGTTCACCAGAAGGATTTAAATAATGCCTTAGATGGTGACCAGGTTATTTTTGTTTTGAAAAGCAAGTCACCCAATAATGGCAAAAAAGTAGAAGCCCGAATTGTGAAAATTATTAAACGAAATTTAGAATATATTATGGGCGTTGTTAAAAAAAATAAAAACAACAAGAAATATTTAGAAGTTTTAAACAACAAACTCCAACAATATAAAGCTGAAATTTTAAATTTAAAAGCTGCGGTAGAAAACACGGTTGTTAAAGCTGCAATTATTAAAGCTAATAGTAATAGTAATACTATGCAAGTTAAAATCTTAGAAGTGATTGGTAATGTTAAGCAACCAGGGGTTGATATTTTAACAATTCTGCATGAATTTAATATTAAAGTAAAATTTGATAATGAAACTTTGCAAGAAGCTAATCAAATTGCTCCCAGCGTTTCTTTAAATGATCCACTCCTTTTTACAACGCGTAAGGATTTACGAGATGAATTATTAGTAACGATTGATGGTAATGATTCAAAAGATTTTGATGATGCCATTTGTGTTACTGAAAATCAGGATGGGACCTACCGCTTATTAGTGGCAATTGCGGATGTAGCCCACTATGTCACAGCGAACTCTTTTTTAGACAAAGAGGCTTTTGCCCGGGGGTGTTCGGTTTATTTAATTGACAGGGTAGTACCAATGCTACCAGAACGGTTAAGTAATGGGATTTGTTCATTAAATCCCCATGAAATTCGACTAGTAATGTGTTGTGAAATAATTATTGATAAAAAAGGGGAAGTTATCAGTTCAAGTATTTTTGAAGGAGTAATGGAATCGAAAGCTCGGTTAACATATGAAAATGTTAATAAGTTATTTAAAGGTGAAACAACCACAATTGTCCCCGAAATTAGTAACATGTTATATCAAGCAAGAAGATTATATAAAATTTTGTTAACCAAAAAAAACCATGATGGGGTAATTGATTTTAATTTAGATGAACCAAAATTTATTACTAATAAAGCAGGCAAAATTATTGATATTGTTAATCGTCCACGCGATGAAGCAGAGAAATTAATTGAACAATTCATGATTAGGGCCAATGAAACAGTAGCGGAAACTGTTTTCTGAATGGACTTACCTTTTATTTACCGGGTACATGATCAACCAAAAGAAAAGAAATTGCGTGAACTATACACCCAATTATCTTTAATGGGGTTAAATATTAAAGGAAAATTAGAAAACATTCATTCCAAGGATATTCAACAAGTTTTAGATAAATTACGAGATCAAGAAAATTTTAAGGTTATCTCTGCCTTATTTTTAAGAAGTATGGAAAAAGCAAAATATAGTGCAGTGAATGATGGCCACTTTGGGTTAGCCTCAAAATGTTATACCCATTTTACTTCGCCAATTCGGCGCTACCCCGATTTAATTGTGCACCGTTTATTAAAAGAATACTTAATTAATAATAAAATTAATGCAAAAGTTATTGAAAAAAATCGTGAGTTTACATTATTAGCGAGTGAGCAATCTTCTAATTGCGAAGTTAAAGCAATGGAGTGTGAACGCGAAGTTGATCAAATGAAAGAAGCTGAATATATGGAGGATAAGGTAGGAATGACTTTCCCCGGGATTATTTTGGGGATCACTGCTTTTGGTATTTTTGTCCAATTAGAAAACACCATTGAAGGTTTAGTTCATATTAGTGATTTAAGCGATGATTTTTATATTTTTGATGAAAAAACATTAACATTAATTGGTAAGCGCAAAAAACAACGTTTAACATTAGGAAAAAGAGTTAAAATTAAGGTAAAGAAAGCAAACAAACAACTACGCCAAATTGATTTTACTTTAATAAATTAA
- the smpB gene encoding SsrA-binding protein SmpB produces the protein MKVISVNKKARFNYEILDTYEAGLSLTGSEIKSIRNNDVSINEAFVVIRKNEAFVINMHIANYKFTASYKPDPDRTRKLLLHKREIKKILQRIKLEKLTVVVLRVYLKGNYAKLEIGLGKGKKLHDKREAIKKRDSERLRNR, from the coding sequence ATGAAAGTTATTAGTGTTAATAAAAAAGCCCGGTTTAATTATGAAATTTTAGATACCTATGAAGCTGGTCTTAGTTTAACAGGTAGTGAAATTAAATCAATTCGCAATAATGATGTTTCAATTAATGAGGCCTTTGTTGTCATTCGTAAAAACGAAGCTTTTGTTATTAATATGCATATTGCCAACTATAAATTTACTGCATCTTATAAACCTGATCCGGACCGCACTCGTAAATTATTACTGCATAAACGAGAAATTAAAAAAATCTTGCAACGAATTAAATTAGAAAAATTAACGGTAGTTGTCTTGCGGGTTTATTTAAAAGGAAACTATGCCAAATTAGAAATTGGGTTAGGAAAAGGGAAAAAACTTCATGATAAAAGAGAAGCGATTAAGAAAAGAGATAGTGAGCGATTAAGAAACCGTTAA
- a CDS encoding solute carrier family 23 protein, which yields MMLVITCHFFGFISIAIAAFVATFIMGLSANRPVGLGPGMGLNAIFTFNVAKNGIGYQGALIAVMISSLIFCVISSTKLRTLIIGAIPQLIKLAIGSGIGFFIAYLGLYNIGLVGANAVSNGGVIYNGVIPVVELGNLKINWPVILMGLGVLILIFILHFKKIPGAIAIAIIVVLGVSLIVGNVVK from the coding sequence ATGATGCTAGTTATAACATGTCATTTTTTTGGGTTTATTTCAATTGCAATTGCTGCATTTGTGGCAACCTTTATTATGGGATTATCAGCAAATAGACCGGTGGGGTTAGGACCCGGAATGGGGTTAAATGCTATTTTTACTTTTAATGTCGCTAAAAATGGCATTGGTTATCAAGGAGCTCTAATTGCTGTTATGATTTCTTCGCTTATTTTTTGTGTTATCTCTTCAACTAAACTACGAACTTTAATTATTGGAGCAATTCCACAATTAATTAAGTTGGCGATTGGTTCTGGAATTGGTTTTTTTATTGCTTACCTAGGTTTGTATAATATTGGTTTAGTTGGTGCTAACGCTGTCAGTAACGGTGGTGTTATTTATAATGGGGTCATTCCTGTTGTTGAATTAGGAAATCTGAAAATAAATTGACCCGTTATTTTAATGGGATTAGGTGTTTTAATTTTAATCTTTATTTTACATTTTAAAAAAATTCCGGGAGCAATTGCGATTGCCATTATTGTTGTGTTAGGCGTTTCCCTAATTGTTGGGAATGTTGTTAAATAA